cccactgaataaatcaaagcaaaTTGTCCTTAAAGGctgaatttcttttcagtgtttaatcTTTTATATGATTAATGCATACCACAAGCAAGATTCTGTTTCAAAGGGCAGAAAACATTGATTGTAGGCGATGTCTaaagtacagtgaaatattaatgCATGATGCTATAAcaactttaatgtattttatgttttcaaaatgatgaatTGTTATTTCAGTCAATAAAGTATTCACTTTTATACATTTCCTACCCATCTTTTCTGAAAACACCCACAAGAAATGAGACTATCATCTGACATTAGGTTCATCAAGTTAAATTAGAGTTTTTGGTAGCTGTGGTTGTCAATGGTACTGGAATGTGTGATACTTTTACAAATCCTCTCCATGGCAAAATCTGATCCTCACAAGGTAAATCACAGTAGGTGCCTAAAGCCAAATGACATATTGCTTTGTAGCTAGATTACCAAGCATTTTACTTAGAGGCACAATAGAATGTAGAAAaggccatttctctttctgtctttttctgctcAAAGGTCACTCACCATCTTACTTTTTACCAGCCATTTCAGAAGTTTTCCATAAATTTAGACTATATAATGTCACTTAATGTGAATGTAGCTCAACATTCTGTTTTAGTACAGCTAATCTCACATTATTTTATTGGTGCTAAATATGTAAATCATCAGCAAATTTttgtacttaacttttttttttggggatgtggaccactttttaaagtctttattgaacttgttacaatactgcttctgttttatgttttggtttcttggctgtgaggcatgtgggaccatagctccccgactagggattgaacccacaccccctgcattggaaggtgaagtcttaaccactggaccgccagggaagtccctgtacttaacttttaaaaataattaaaataagctattcaacacatttttccttaaaaaaaaaaaaaaaaaaaagcaattctccTTAGGCTGGCCCTGGGCACATATGTGACTTTGCCATTTTTTCCATGgactattttcttatctgttctACTGTGTCACATTTGTTCTACCTTCtcaaaaagaagcatttaaaaattcatctacgTGTTCAtgcattcatacatttattaaataaatctattgaacacctacagacggcacagaaaaaaaggcagaaaactaaTCTGGGTTGCACAGAAAGTAATGAACTCAGTTAAAATTTTTGGTGAAAATAGGTATTACTCAATCTACTGGAAATTACATTTCATTATGGGGGCTCACAGACTCAAGGAAAACCaagacctaaataataataaagtaataataataaagtaataaagtaaagaaaaaaattggtttatgcttataaaaatggatgaaagggcctccctggtggcgcagtggttgagagtccgcctgccgatgcaggggatacgggttcgtgccccggtctgggaggatcccatatgccgcggagcggctgggcccgtgagccatggccgctgagcctgcgcgtccggagcctgtgctccgcaacgggagaggccacagcagtgagaggcccgcataccgcaaaaagaaaaaaaaaaaaaaaaaggatgaagttATCTAAATGATCCATTGAGTGCCCATTTTAATTACATAGATGGAAGGATTACAAGAGGACAGTATTTTATGTCTACCCGCTGCTTACTGTGAGGTCcgttcttcaaatttttattactAGAATCTTCCATAAACCTTTTGAGttaaatttcatttccaaatatacaaAGGGAAGTTTGTGGGCCGTGGTCATCTTTATTCActgtgcatttgttttcttttctgttgtgtttttgtttcgctttctttgtgttgtgtttttgttttgttttatttaccttcGAAAGAAAATGTCTGTCTGTATGCCACAGTGTATGTATGGctatacatacacaccacatatATCTCTACATACATATGGCTTTATGAATAAAGAGTGCGTGACTAGTTACACATAGACACTCTTACGTTTTTatcattcaattttaaaatatctcagttGTATCATAAATTGTGGTTGGTTTTGGGCAAACTTTTCTTTGAAGATACTTTCCTTTAAGGTAAGGGCAGTGAAGTAGCTTTGGTGGTAAGGTGTGTCTTTTTTCCATCTCCGTTCTCTTTGTAGCGTGCAGTGATGCGCTTCTCAGAGTTGGAGATGAAAGAGCGAGAAGGTGGCCACCCCACGACCAAAGACTCCGAGGTGCGCAAATTCAGCCCCGCTGACTGGGAAAGGCTGAAAGGAAGTCAGGACAAAAAGCCAAAGTCGTTCGCCCTGGAGGAGGCCATTGCCGACCAGAACGACAGTGAGAGATGTAAGTGAACCCAGGCGGCTCGCGTGTGGTACCACGTCGGTGGGAACGGGGCGGTTCCACTCCCAGTGCCGAGGGAGGTGAGAGGAAACAATACGCTTCCGATGGCCCAGCGTCTGGGTGCTGGCTGTTCGGAGAATGGGCTGTTCTGGCCACCCtttaaatgtaacatttaaaaaaatgaaaacacattagttctttggaaaatgtcaccCACATCATCTTCATCACCATTGCCATTGATCTTTGTGTCCTTTGAACCTTTGATAACCCATGAATGAGAGAAATTCTGTGTGTTACATTTTGTTTGTCTCTTCCCAGGCTTCACTactttcagttcctcaaaaactGTCAAGCCATTATTAAGAAATCAAAGCAAGCAGGAAGTTTTAAATGACTCCACAAAATTGCGTGAGCCTCTACCACATGTTAGGCCAGGAGACAGCTTCCTAGTTCGGCCCTATAATATCACTCGCTCCCTTTACTTGGAAAATTGCTAAATGCTACTACGGAACAGACGCTCTGCTGCTAATACAGACTGACTCTATAAGCCCCAGCCTACTGAGCTGTCCAACTATGAGAtgaactgttatttatttattattattattattattattattatcattatcatcctcTAACATATTTTGAGGGCTTCCTGTGAACTGGGCCCTGCTGAAGCATTTTGTGtgcatttttatcatttaatctGCATGACAGCCCTAAACAGGGactctattattatctccatcttagagatgaagaagctgagactcAAAAGCTGAAGTGAGAGgacagcattaccttgataccaaacccagacaaggacactacaagaaaactacagaccaatatctcttatgaacacTGATAccacaatcctcaacaaaataggaggaaactgaattcaacagcacattaaaaggatcatacactatgaccaagtgggatttattcttggAATGCAGACttgatggttcaacatatgaaaattaatccacgtaatacatcacattaacagaaagaaggaaaaaaatgatcatcTCGATTGATgtacaaaaagcatttgacaaaatgcaacactccttcatgataaaagcactcaacaaacagggaatagagggaaattacctcaacataataaaggtcaaatatgaaaagcccacaggtagcatcatactcaaaggtgaaagtctgaaagcttttcctctaagatcaagaagaaGATAAGGATACCtgcttttgccacttctattcaacaaagtactggaagtcctagccagagcaattaggcaagaaaaagaaataaaggcatccaaattcgaaaggaagaagtaaaattatctctgttcacaggCAACATGATCTTACATGTACAAAATCCTAAAGAGTCCATGAAAAACCACAACcctcttagaactaataaacaacaTTCAGAAGCAAAAtcgtaggatacaaaatcaacaacaaacatcagttgtgtttctatatgctCTCAATGAACAATATGAAaaggaagttaagaaaataatttcatttatgatagcatcaaaaagaataacatactttgggataaatttaaccaaggtggTAAAAGatgtgtacactgaaaactacaaagtgctgctgaaagaaattaaagacacaaataaatggaaagacaccctgtattcatgggttggaagacttaatattgttaagatgtcattaCTACACAGCAGGATCTACAGGTTCAAAATCCCAACAGCAGTtttggcagaaatagaaaaatccatcctaaaattcatatggaatctcagtggaccccaaatagccaaaagaatcttgagaaagaaaagcaaagctggaggtctcacacttcctgatatCAAAACTTACTGCATACAAAGgtacagcaatcaaaacagtgtgatactgaCATAAGGTCAGGCACATAggccaatagaatagaatagatagCATAGAAATAAAACTTCGCATATATGGTGAAATgacttttgacaagggtgccaagattattcaatggggaaagaacagtattttcaacaaatgatgctgggaaagacTGCAAAAGAATTAAGTTGAACTCTTACCTTACACcatgtataaaaattaactcaaagtggatcaaagacttaaacgtagtctaaaactataaaacttgtagaggaaaacacaggaggaaagctttatgacactggatttggcaatgcttttctggatatgataccaaaagcataggcagcaaaagtaaaaatagataaattcaactatgtcaaaatttaaaacttctgtgaatCAAAGGACACAATAAACAGGGTGAAAGGCCAtctagagaatgggagaaaatagttgcaaatcacAAATCTGAAAAAGGGTTAATAtgaagaatatatagagaactataactcaacaacaacaacaacaaaaaaccccccaaataaCCTGATCAAATATGGGCAAAGAActggaatagacatttctccaaagaagatatacaaatgtccaacaagcatataaaaagatgctcaacattactagtcattagggaaatgcacatccaaaccacagtgagataccacctcatacccattaggatggctactatcaaaaacaaacaaacagcaacagaaaataacaagtgttggcaaggatgtagagtagGGGAACACTAATGCACtgctgagaatgtaaaatggtgcagctgataGGAAAAACAGTAGAGCGGCTTCTcaaacaatttagaataaaattatatgatccagcaagtccacttccgggtatataccccaaagaattgaaagcaggaacttaaagagatatttgtacactcatgtttatagtagcattattcacaactgCCAAAAGTTGGAAGCCACCCAAATGCCCACTGACCGATGattggataagcaaaatgtggtccatccatacagtggaatattattcagtgtaggaggaaggaaattctgacacatgctacaacatggatgaaccatgagGACATTATGTGAAATAAGTGtcacaaaaaggcaaattttgtatgattccacttatgtgaggtacaTAGAGTAGTCAAGCTCatagaaacaaaatagaataagggttgccaggggctggggaagggggaaacggggagttgttgtttaatgggtacagtttcagttttgcaagatgaaaaattctgaggctggttgcacaacaatgtgaataacTTACAACTACtgatctgtacacttaaaagtggttaagacggtaaactttatatgtattttaccacgatttaaaaaatggctaagatgaaGGGACTCACTCAACATCAGGATGCTGGCCCAGGGCAATGTCAGGGTTTGAACCCAAGTCTAATTCCAAAACCTGTACCTTTGATTTGTACCCTGTGATTTTCAGAGTAGAGAGTGATTTAATAATGAGAGAGGAGACAGGCAGGACCTAATAGAGAAAACAAGTGCATTTTTTAAAGGCTCctgcattttaaatgtttaaaaagtatataGTGAGTCCATAAAATATTGAGACGTTTAAACATCTCTTAACAATGACCATCTGCTCTGATGACTCCTGTGCTTTGAGGAAGCCTCCTCGGGAAGCTGACTTAGTTATGACGTTGCCCTGACGTTCGCTGACGTTGTCGCTGAGGTTCGACGTGTACCTGGAACCGTCCTTTGGAGCTAGGTTTCAACCTTGCATCACCTGGAACTGGGAAGCCCCATCTCAGACCATAACTTCCCGCTCCCAGCCTTCCTTATCCTCTGTCTCGTCCTCTCCTTGAGTCCCGTAGCCTTTGCTCCCCGTCCCCTCCCTATGCGTAATGCCCTACGCTCACTCAGCCTGGGCCCTGCTCGAGCTCACCAGCTCCTTCAAGTCCATCCCGGCCCCCAAACCCTCCTGCCACCCTCACACTTCTGTCCTGAGGCTGTCCCAGTGCCCTCTGGGCCCCCCAGCCAGCAGGTCCCTGGTCTTAGGCTTTTCATTCTACTTTGATAACAGCCTCCTAGGTCTTCACCTCCTGCACCTGCCTGCATCCTCCGTCTGCTTCTCCAGACCCTCCTCCATCCCTTTCCACGGTGCCCTCTGCCCAGCAGGCCCACCTGTGCAGCTACATCCATGGGCTGATGGGCTCCTTGCCTCTGGTTTCtggttgggtttggccaatggggGGGTTAGAGATcagagcagggaggagagagctTGGGGTACTTACTCCCCTGGCTTCTTTTCTGTGGGGCCACACAGCTTCCCTCAGAGGACTCTATCCAGCCCTCAGGGTCTCCGGGTCCCAGGAAatgcccctgcccctcacccctcagCTCTGAGGGTGGGAACAGTCCTCACTCATACTAGCTCTGGGCCCTGCACTATCCTTTGTGGTTTCTCTGAGCCCTGCCCACTCCCTATGGAGTCCCTTCAGGAAACTCCCCTCCATCACTCCACTCCCCTGTGAATGTGCCTTCAGCTCCCTGCCAGGACCTGGACTTCCCAGGCATGGAGAAGCTCTTAGGGGATCTTCAAGGCTTCTCTTAGCTGCCAAGCGCCTCTGGGTGGTCCTGCCTTCATCCCAACCTGGTCTGGTCCCTCTCCTCAACCATCCCTCTTCTGCATCCTCACCTTGACAGTGTAACTTCTGTCTAACCTGTGAACGTGCTCACCATTCCCTTGGCCTGGAAACgccgccccttcccccttcctttcctttattgTCAAATGGCTTCAAGAGGTCCCTCTCCCGTTGGGTCCTCAACCCACTGCCATTGCCCTCGGGGGCCTCTTCGGGCTCTCGGCCTCCCTGTGACATGTGACACAGTTGTCAGAGAGAGGCACGTGGCCTGGTGGTtcaggggttgggggagcagGGCAACGTGGTGGTTATTAGACTGGGCTCGAGCCCAGCTCTCCTACTTCCTagcagggtgaccttgggcaagtgatacctcagcttcctcatctgtaaggtaaCAAAAGGACAGTCTTATAAGTTACTGGtgacatataaatgatataatacatATTAAAGCACTAAAGCTTCTCTTTGGTTGCTCCCTGAGCAGCAAAAGTGAGTTTGATAAGCTGGGCTTTGTAGGATTGACAAAAGGTACTGCTTGGTGAAATGTTCAAAGGAGTgggataacatttttgaaattaacgtgtgtgtgtgtgtgtgtgtgtgtgtgtgtgtgtgtgtgttttatctatttcttttaaccttttgGTTCTAGGTtatcccatcccccagccccagccccccactGCCTCCAGAAAGGGATGTAGTgcagaaatagtaaaaaaaaaaaatggggtttTCAAAAGAATATGGATTTGAGGAAATGGCCAGGCGCTGGTGAGACGAGTCTGGgattggaaggaaagaagaagctTCTCTGCTTCCCCGTCGGCTGGATCCTTCCTCCCCGTCTCCCCGGGAGAGCCCTGTGGACCGGCGAGGCCTCAGGAGAGGCTGGTCCTGAAGTCAGACCGCCCGAGCGTGGTGCCCAGTGACCCAGCCTccctctgtgacctcaggcaggatACTCGGCCTATCTGTGCCTCAAcgccctcatctgtaaagtggggcaaACAACACTAACTTCctaaggatgaaatgagttaatacactCGAGAGTGcccagaacagtacctggcacaaagcAAGCTGTCTCTGTGATGAATACCCTCAGCCTGGCAGCAGCTCTCTggctccctcacctctctgacTGCTT
This region of Mesoplodon densirostris isolate mMesDen1 chromosome 7, mMesDen1 primary haplotype, whole genome shotgun sequence genomic DNA includes:
- the LOC132493391 gene encoding BCL-6 corepressor-like; translated protein: MRFSELEMKEREGGHPTTKDSEVRKFSPADWERLKGSQDKKPKSFALEEAIADQNDSERCFTTFSSSKTVKPLLRNQSKQEVLNDSTKLREPLPHVRPGDSFLVRPYNITRSLYLENC